One Gloeobacter morelensis MG652769 DNA window includes the following coding sequences:
- a CDS encoding DUF1778 domain-containing protein, whose translation MAIADRPTPSKDIVINLRAKQSQRELIDQAAAALGKSRSDFMIESSLRAAETVLLERLFFHLDEAAYAQFIAALEGPPQLNERLLTTLSAKAPWE comes from the coding sequence ATGGCAATCGCAGATCGCCCCACCCCCTCCAAGGACATCGTGATCAATTTACGGGCCAAGCAGAGCCAACGCGAATTGATCGACCAGGCGGCGGCAGCGCTCGGCAAGAGCCGCTCCGATTTCATGATCGAAAGTTCCTTGCGTGCCGCTGAAACGGTCTTGTTGGAGCGGCTCTTTTTCCATCTCGACGAAGCCGCCTACGCTCAGTTCATCGCGGCCCTGGAAGGTCCGCCCCAGCTCAACGAACGCCTACTCACCACCCTGAGCGCGAAGGCTCCCTGGGAGTAG
- a CDS encoding Rpn family recombination-promoting nuclease/putative transposase, with amino-acid sequence MKTDTLFYRLFQIFPATLFELLGADPALASDYEFRSVELKQTAFRLDGVFVPTTPGRPLYFVEVQFQPDRRFYSRLFTEIFLYIHQLAPASDWRVLVLFPGRSADPADQPAFADLLSGSRVHRLYLDELEPGLSPSLGVGLVRLVVEDERSAVERARQLLVQAVREPMDEAARRQALELIETFIVYKLPQMSRQEIEAMFGLDELKQTRYFQDVQAEARQEEALALVTRLLTKRFGPPDATVQQRLRGLSLEQIEALGEALLDFKEEADLRAWLAALSKRG; translated from the coding sequence GTGAAGACCGACACGCTCTTCTATCGCCTCTTCCAGATCTTCCCGGCCACACTTTTCGAGCTACTTGGGGCGGACCCCGCCCTCGCTTCCGACTACGAGTTTCGCTCCGTCGAACTCAAGCAAACCGCCTTCCGTCTCGACGGCGTCTTCGTGCCCACCACTCCCGGCCGGCCGCTGTACTTTGTGGAGGTGCAGTTCCAGCCCGACCGCCGGTTCTACTCGCGCCTTTTCACGGAAATCTTCCTTTATATCCACCAGTTGGCCCCCGCGAGTGACTGGCGGGTACTGGTGCTGTTTCCCGGGCGCAGCGCCGACCCGGCTGACCAGCCCGCCTTCGCGGACTTGCTTTCGGGCAGTCGGGTGCATCGGCTTTACCTTGACGAGCTCGAACCGGGCTTGTCTCCTTCGCTGGGGGTGGGTCTGGTGCGGCTGGTGGTCGAAGACGAGCGCAGTGCGGTGGAGCGGGCCAGACAGTTGCTGGTGCAGGCCGTGCGCGAGCCGATGGACGAAGCGGCGCGTCGTCAGGCCCTAGAATTGATAGAGACGTTCATCGTCTACAAGCTGCCACAGATGAGCCGCCAGGAGATCGAGGCCATGTTCGGGTTGGACGAGCTGAAGCAGACGCGTTACTTTCAGGATGTGCAGGCGGAAGCCAGGCAGGAGGAAGCGCTCGCGCTGGTCACTCGATTGCTGACTAAGCGGTTCGGACCCCCCGATGCAACGGTGCAGCAGCGGTTGCGGGGGTTGAGTCTAGAGCAGATAGAGGCGTTGGGCGAAGCGCTACTGGACTTCAAGGAAGAAGCAGATTTGCGCGCCTGGCTTGCAGCGCTGTCGAAACGGGGCTGA
- a CDS encoding FAD-dependent oxidoreductase: protein MAKPAMLTIDDDPEVLQAVGRDLQSKYGGRFRVLRADSGASALATLKQLQLRNQPVALFLVDQRMPQMSGVEFLEKALPLFPEAKRVLLTAYADTDAAIRAINSVRTDYYLLKPWDPPEERLYPVLDDLLDDWLANHKPPFEGIRVVGNRWSPQSHGVKDFLARQQVPYQWLDLEIQPEAQQLLAAAGDDQVHLPLVVFADGSRLAQPTNAEIAQKLGLRTRAERPFYDLMIVGGGPAGLAAAVYGASEGLSTVIVERQAPGGQAGSSSRIENYLGFPVGLSGADLARRAVAQARRFGVEILSPQEATSIRIEPPYRVVTLADSSEVSCHALLIATGVSYRKLEVPGAEALTGAGVYYGAAQTEALACSNEDVFIVGGANSAGQAAVYFARYARQVTMLVRGESLTASMSQYLIEQIAQTENIAVRSRTRVTAVKGESNLEAITVHDAATGETQTLSANSLFIFIGAAPNTDWLAGVVERDERGFILAGPELVRERRRPRGWTLDRDPFLLETSVPGIFVAGDVRCKSVKRVASGVGEGSIAVQFIHQYLSKVGT, encoded by the coding sequence ATGGCTAAACCGGCAATGCTGACGATCGACGACGATCCTGAGGTTTTGCAGGCGGTGGGGCGCGACCTGCAAAGCAAATATGGCGGCCGGTTTCGGGTATTGAGGGCCGATTCGGGCGCTTCGGCCCTCGCCACGCTCAAACAGCTGCAACTGCGCAACCAGCCGGTGGCGCTGTTTCTAGTCGACCAGCGCATGCCCCAGATGAGCGGTGTCGAATTTCTCGAAAAGGCGCTGCCGCTATTTCCGGAAGCGAAGCGGGTGTTGCTCACCGCCTACGCCGACACCGACGCCGCCATCCGCGCCATCAATAGCGTGCGCACCGACTACTATCTGCTCAAACCCTGGGATCCGCCCGAGGAAAGGCTTTACCCGGTGCTCGACGACTTGCTCGATGACTGGCTTGCCAACCACAAGCCGCCCTTCGAAGGCATCCGGGTCGTGGGCAACCGCTGGTCGCCCCAGTCCCACGGGGTCAAAGATTTTCTGGCCCGCCAGCAGGTGCCCTACCAGTGGCTCGATCTCGAAATCCAACCGGAGGCACAGCAGTTGCTCGCCGCCGCCGGGGACGATCAGGTGCACCTGCCGCTGGTGGTCTTTGCGGACGGCTCGCGCCTGGCGCAGCCGACCAACGCCGAGATTGCTCAGAAATTAGGGCTGCGCACCCGGGCGGAGCGGCCTTTTTATGACCTGATGATCGTAGGGGGTGGTCCGGCGGGGCTCGCAGCGGCGGTCTACGGCGCTTCGGAGGGCCTCAGCACCGTGATAGTCGAGCGCCAGGCGCCGGGGGGGCAGGCGGGGTCCAGCTCGCGCATCGAGAATTATCTGGGCTTTCCGGTGGGTCTCAGCGGCGCGGATCTGGCCCGGCGGGCGGTGGCGCAGGCCCGCCGCTTCGGTGTCGAGATTCTCTCCCCGCAGGAGGCGACCAGCATCCGCATCGAACCGCCCTACCGGGTGGTCACCCTGGCGGACAGCAGCGAGGTGAGCTGCCACGCGCTTCTCATCGCCACCGGGGTGTCCTACCGCAAACTGGAGGTGCCGGGGGCGGAGGCGCTCACCGGGGCCGGGGTTTACTACGGAGCCGCCCAGACCGAGGCGCTCGCCTGCAGCAATGAAGATGTCTTTATCGTGGGCGGGGCCAACTCCGCCGGCCAGGCCGCCGTCTACTTCGCGCGCTACGCGAGGCAGGTGACGATGCTGGTGCGCGGCGAATCGCTCACGGCGAGCATGTCGCAGTACCTCATCGAGCAAATCGCCCAGACCGAAAATATTGCCGTGCGTTCCCGCACCCGCGTCACGGCCGTCAAGGGCGAGAGCAACCTGGAGGCGATTACCGTCCACGACGCCGCCACCGGCGAGACCCAGACGCTAAGTGCCAATTCGCTATTTATCTTTATTGGAGCGGCCCCCAACACCGACTGGCTCGCCGGTGTCGTCGAGCGCGACGAGCGCGGGTTTATCCTGGCTGGCCCTGAGCTGGTGCGCGAGCGGCGCCGTCCGCGCGGCTGGACGCTCGATCGCGACCCATTTTTGCTTGAGACCAGCGTGCCGGGCATCTTTGTGGCGGGCGACGTGCGCTGCAAATCGGTCAAGCGGGTGGCTTCCGGGGTGGGCGAAGGCTCAATCGCCGTGCAGTTTATTCATCAGTACCTGAGCAAGGTGGGCACCTGA
- a CDS encoding TetR/AcrR family transcriptional regulator, translated as MATDRANAPSPRKRATARGEKTRAAILHTAAQLASVEGLENLSIGRLATELGRSKSGLFAHFGSLTELQLAIIEQARAIFSAEVLERLSPESRGLAALEQLCDAWLGYIEREVFAGGCFFMAISTEFDSRPGPVREKLALFMGYWLGNLERRIREAQELGELPADIEPAQLAFEIHALGMGANWALQLFDDPKALQRARLAIRERLAQLAGGPIDL; from the coding sequence GTGGCCACCGATAGAGCGAACGCGCCTTCCCCCCGCAAACGAGCCACGGCCCGCGGGGAAAAGACGCGCGCGGCGATTTTGCACACCGCGGCGCAACTCGCTTCGGTCGAGGGACTGGAAAATCTTTCTATTGGCCGCCTGGCTACCGAACTGGGCCGCAGCAAGAGCGGACTGTTTGCCCACTTCGGCTCGCTCACCGAGCTGCAGCTGGCCATCATCGAGCAGGCGCGGGCAATTTTCTCAGCCGAAGTGCTGGAGCGCCTCTCGCCCGAAAGCCGGGGCCTGGCCGCTCTGGAGCAACTGTGCGACGCCTGGCTTGGCTATATCGAGCGGGAGGTATTTGCGGGGGGCTGTTTTTTTATGGCGATCTCGACTGAGTTCGACAGCCGCCCCGGCCCTGTGCGCGAGAAGCTGGCGCTGTTTATGGGCTACTGGCTTGGGAATTTGGAGCGGCGGATCCGCGAAGCGCAGGAGCTGGGCGAACTGCCTGCCGACATCGAACCGGCGCAACTGGCCTTTGAGATCCACGCCCTCGGCATGGGTGCCAACTGGGCCTTGCAGCTGTTCGATGATCCAAAAGCTCTGCAAAGAGCCAGGCTCGCTATCCGGGAGCGCCTGGCACAACTTGCCGGCGGACCAATCGATCTCTAG
- the devC gene encoding ABC transporter permease DevC produces the protein MDSFRMPLAWLQLRRERTRLLVGVSGITFAVVLIFMQMGFRSALFDSAVGMHSGLQGEIVLISPRSVALIAMEQFSKRTLYQALGTAGVASVSPIYVESALWRNPETRVTRNIRVYGFNPNEHVFALPGVTEQRPLLNEPDTVLFDRGSRSEYGPVPRLIERQGEVVTEVDERRVSVRGLITLGVSFGSDGHLITSDQNFLRIFAKRRSKGFIDIGLIRLVPGTDTARVLADLRARLPQNVRVLTKQEYKDFEVNYWNTSTPIGFTFTLGAIMGFVVGSIIVYQVLYTDVAEHLAEYATLKAIGYGDRYFLGVVFQSAVILAALGFVPGLAIAWGLYELTRSATLLPLFMVVDRSLLVLGLTFGMCLLSGMVAVRKLRDADPADIF, from the coding sequence ATGGATAGCTTCCGGATGCCTCTGGCCTGGCTGCAACTGCGGCGCGAGCGCACCCGCCTGCTGGTGGGCGTTTCGGGGATCACCTTCGCCGTGGTGTTGATCTTCATGCAGATGGGCTTTCGCTCCGCCCTGTTCGACTCGGCAGTCGGCATGCACAGCGGCCTGCAGGGCGAAATTGTGCTCATCAGCCCGCGCTCGGTGGCGCTGATTGCTATGGAGCAATTTTCGAAGCGCACACTCTACCAGGCTTTGGGTACGGCCGGGGTGGCTTCTGTCAGCCCCATCTATGTCGAATCCGCCCTCTGGCGCAATCCCGAAACGCGCGTCACCCGCAATATCCGCGTCTACGGCTTCAACCCAAACGAGCACGTCTTTGCCCTGCCCGGTGTGACCGAGCAGCGCCCGTTGCTCAATGAACCGGATACCGTCCTGTTTGATCGCGGATCGCGCTCGGAATACGGGCCGGTGCCCCGGCTGATCGAGCGCCAGGGCGAAGTGGTGACCGAGGTGGACGAGCGGCGGGTGAGCGTGCGAGGCCTGATCACCCTCGGGGTCAGTTTCGGCTCCGACGGCCACCTGATCACCAGCGACCAAAATTTCCTGCGCATCTTCGCCAAGCGCCGCAGCAAAGGATTCATCGACATCGGCCTCATCCGGCTGGTGCCGGGTACTGACACCGCCCGGGTACTCGCGGATCTGCGCGCGCGCCTGCCGCAGAACGTGCGGGTGCTCACCAAGCAAGAGTACAAAGACTTCGAGGTCAACTACTGGAACACCAGCACGCCCATCGGCTTCACCTTCACCCTGGGAGCGATTATGGGTTTCGTGGTGGGGTCGATCATCGTCTACCAGGTGCTCTACACCGATGTCGCCGAACACCTGGCCGAGTACGCCACCCTCAAGGCAATCGGCTACGGCGACCGCTACTTTCTGGGGGTGGTCTTTCAGTCGGCTGTGATCCTGGCGGCGCTTGGCTTTGTGCCGGGGCTCGCCATCGCCTGGGGGCTGTATGAACTGACCCGCAGCGCCACATTGCTGCCGTTGTTTATGGTGGTGGACAGGAGCCTGCTGGTTCTGGGGCTCACCTTCGGAATGTGTCTTCTCTCCGGAATGGTCGCCGTGCGCAAGTTGCGCGACGCCGATCCGGCCGATATTTTCTAG
- a CDS encoding GNAT family N-acetyltransferase produces MNQSKPSAPQLLAAHHRLEEFDCAEPQLNTWLKQHAMRNHEAGASRTFVVCRENRILAYYCLAMGAVSLSIAPGKVRRNMPDPIPVAVIGRLAVDRKLEGQGYGKGLVKDAVLRVIQVSEVIGVRAILVHTISERAGDFYLRRGFLAAPVEPLTLMLPMKDAAGF; encoded by the coding sequence GTGAACCAAAGCAAGCCGAGTGCGCCGCAACTGCTCGCGGCGCATCACCGACTCGAAGAATTCGACTGCGCTGAGCCGCAATTGAACACGTGGCTCAAGCAGCACGCGATGAGAAACCACGAGGCGGGCGCCTCCCGGACCTTTGTCGTCTGTCGCGAAAACCGGATCCTTGCCTACTACTGCCTGGCCATGGGTGCGGTGAGCCTGAGCATTGCGCCAGGAAAAGTCCGTCGCAACATGCCCGACCCCATTCCCGTGGCCGTGATCGGCAGACTCGCTGTGGATCGAAAACTCGAAGGTCAGGGGTACGGCAAGGGTCTCGTCAAAGACGCCGTGCTGCGTGTCATCCAGGTCAGTGAGGTGATTGGGGTACGTGCCATTCTCGTGCATACGATCTCAGAGCGTGCCGGAGATTTTTATCTGCGACGCGGTTTTCTCGCAGCACCAGTCGAGCCCCTGACCCTGATGCTCCCGATGAAAGATGCCGCTGGCTTTTAA